One window of the Aulosira sp. FACHB-615 genome contains the following:
- a CDS encoding bifunctional (p)ppGpp synthetase/guanosine-3',5'-bis(diphosphate) 3'-pyrophosphohydrolase, which yields MSGIATSTSIDVTLPEWLNKCLRESSPRSVEPEDRRQNDASLICRAFSFAYQLHHGQFRKSGEPYIYHPVAVAGLLRDLGGSPAMIAAGFLHDVVEDTDVTIEEIEELFGSEVRRLVEGVTKLSKINFKSKTESQAENFRRMFLSMAQDIRVIVVKLADRLHNMRTLQYMSEDSRRRSAQETRDIFAPLANRLGIWHIKWELEDLAFKYLEPEAFRQMQQHVSEKRTAREEKLAKATDILRERLQQAGIRCLDISGRPKHLYSIYQKMQRQQKEFHEIYDLAALRIIVETNEECYRALAVVHDAFRPIPGRFKDYIGLPKPNRYQSLHTGVIGLTGRPLEIQIRTLEMHHIAEYGIAAHWKYKETGGSNSPLTAADEKFTWLRQLLEWQSDLKDAQEYLDSVKDNLFEDDVYVFTPKGDVVSLNPGSTSIDFAYRIHTEVGNHCSGARVNGRIVPLSTRLQNGDIVEILTQKNGHPSLDWLNFVRTSTAKYRIKQWYKRSRREENVTRGRDLLEKELGKTGFDNLLKSDAMQTVAEKCNYHSVEDLLAGLGYGEITLNLVLNRWRDVVKAQQPATMVIPPFVPKESSAKALRDVPHSSSRASDSPILGVEGLVYHLAGCCTPIPGESIIGVVTRGRGISIHRQGCHNLDSVEGDRLVPVKWNLAVENSSRPHTYPVNIQIEALDRVGVLKDILSRLSDQGINVRHAQVKTASGQPALMDLGIDIRDRSQLEQVFVQIKKMSDIINIRRVGQAEE from the coding sequence ATGAGCGGCATAGCTACTAGTACTTCAATTGACGTTACACTTCCAGAATGGCTCAATAAATGTTTACGCGAGTCATCACCCAGAAGTGTCGAACCAGAAGACCGAAGACAGAATGATGCGTCGTTAATTTGTCGAGCATTTTCTTTTGCCTATCAACTCCATCATGGACAATTTCGCAAATCTGGAGAACCGTATATTTATCATCCCGTTGCTGTAGCTGGGCTGCTACGCGATTTAGGGGGTAGTCCTGCTATGATAGCAGCTGGATTTCTTCATGATGTAGTTGAAGATACAGATGTCACAATTGAAGAAATAGAAGAGCTATTTGGCTCAGAAGTACGGCGGTTAGTGGAAGGTGTAACCAAACTTTCTAAAATTAATTTCAAAAGTAAAACCGAAAGCCAAGCCGAAAATTTCCGCCGGATGTTTTTGTCAATGGCGCAAGATATTAGAGTAATTGTAGTCAAGTTAGCAGACCGTTTGCATAATATGCGAACTCTGCAATATATGTCAGAAGATAGCCGTCGTCGCAGCGCCCAAGAAACACGAGATATCTTTGCACCTCTAGCCAACCGTTTGGGTATTTGGCATATTAAGTGGGAACTGGAAGATTTAGCTTTTAAATATCTGGAACCGGAAGCTTTTCGCCAAATGCAGCAGCATGTTTCGGAAAAACGCACGGCGCGAGAAGAAAAATTAGCTAAAGCCACAGATATTTTACGAGAACGTTTACAACAAGCTGGAATTCGCTGTTTAGATATTAGTGGTCGTCCCAAACATTTATACAGCATTTATCAAAAAATGCAGCGACAGCAAAAGGAATTTCATGAAATTTATGATTTAGCGGCGCTACGAATTATTGTCGAAACTAACGAAGAATGTTATCGGGCTTTGGCGGTTGTTCATGATGCGTTTCGCCCCATTCCCGGCAGATTTAAAGATTATATCGGTTTACCTAAACCCAACCGTTACCAGTCTCTGCACACTGGGGTTATTGGTTTAACCGGTCGTCCTTTAGAAATTCAAATTCGCACTCTGGAAATGCACCATATCGCCGAATATGGTATTGCAGCCCATTGGAAGTACAAAGAAACAGGTGGTTCTAATAGTCCGTTGACGGCGGCTGATGAAAAGTTTACTTGGTTACGGCAATTATTAGAATGGCAAAGCGACCTGAAAGATGCCCAAGAATATTTAGATAGCGTTAAAGATAACTTATTTGAAGACGATGTTTATGTGTTCACGCCCAAGGGTGATGTTGTCTCGTTAAATCCTGGTTCTACTAGTATAGATTTTGCCTATCGCATTCATACAGAAGTTGGAAACCATTGTTCAGGTGCAAGGGTAAATGGGCGGATAGTACCTTTATCTACAAGGTTACAAAATGGCGATATTGTCGAAATTCTCACCCAAAAGAATGGTCATCCGAGTTTAGACTGGTTGAATTTTGTCAGAACTTCCACGGCAAAATATCGGATTAAGCAATGGTACAAGCGATCGCGCCGCGAAGAAAACGTCACCCGTGGGCGAGACTTGTTAGAAAAAGAACTCGGTAAAACTGGTTTTGATAATTTGCTAAAATCCGATGCAATGCAGACTGTTGCGGAAAAGTGCAACTATCACAGCGTCGAAGATTTACTCGCAGGTTTGGGTTACGGCGAAATTACCTTAAATTTAGTCCTAAATCGCTGGCGGGATGTGGTCAAGGCACAGCAACCTGCCACAATGGTAATACCACCATTTGTCCCCAAAGAATCATCAGCCAAAGCTTTACGGGATGTTCCCCACAGCAGTTCCCGCGCCAGCGATTCGCCGATTCTCGGTGTTGAGGGTTTGGTGTATCATCTGGCGGGGTGTTGTACACCAATTCCCGGAGAATCAATTATTGGCGTAGTGACACGCGGTCGGGGAATTTCTATCCATCGCCAAGGCTGTCACAATTTGGATAGTGTTGAAGGCGATCGCCTAGTGCCGGTAAAATGGAATTTGGCAGTAGAAAATAGTTCTCGCCCCCACACTTACCCAGTCAATATCCAAATTGAAGCCCTAGACCGTGTAGGCGTTTTAAAGGATATTTTATCGCGGTTAAGTGACCAAGGTATTAACGTCCGTCATGCCCAA
- the patD gene encoding heterocyst frequency control protein PatD has translation MSLNCDKYQALAKLLVQLRSDVTAGEFDKTQLRQRVADLQQLFQREIVPLATADSKELSYQTEISKQLRLLEIDITFFQGARQAATAKTRLQTMSDRLTTLIQYCHAILQQETPEVSED, from the coding sequence ATGTCTTTAAATTGTGATAAATATCAAGCACTAGCAAAGTTATTAGTGCAGTTACGGTCTGATGTCACTGCTGGGGAATTTGACAAAACCCAACTGCGACAGCGTGTTGCTGATTTGCAGCAGTTGTTTCAACGCGAGATTGTGCCTTTAGCAACAGCAGATTCCAAAGAACTGTCTTATCAAACGGAAATCAGTAAACAATTGCGCTTATTGGAAATTGATATCACATTTTTCCAAGGCGCAAGGCAGGCAGCCACAGCAAAAACCAGACTTCAAACCATGAGCGATCGCCTCACTACTTTAATTCAATATTGCCATGCCATACTGCAACAAGAGACACCAGAAGTTTCTGAGGATTAG
- a CDS encoding DEAD/DEAH box helicase family protein has translation MARISKLTFDRGTLILHPPPRGKAWMDYATWDDRVEKFRIPAMRYRAVVEALQGEEVEFIDEAKEFYPIELVPSLEMEPYPHQSEALAAWKLAGRQGVVVLPTAAGKTYLAQMAMQATPRTTLIVVPTLDLMHQWYAHLVAAFPDAEVGLLGGGSRDKTAILVATYDSAAIHAESLGNKYALIIFDECHHLPTDFSKVIAEYAIAPYRLGLSATPERTDGKHADLNILIGREVYRKRAEDLAGKALAEHEIVQIKVKLSQIERERYNQLIQTRNDFLRQSKISLGSIQGWQMFVQMSARSQVGRRAMLAHREAKEIALGTDGKLRILADLLATHFPERVLIFTADNATVYKISQDLLIPAITHQTPVKERHEILTKFREGEYNTLVASHVLNEGVDVPAASVAIILSGTGSTREYIQRLGRILRKGNVENKQAILYEVIAEDTSEEGTSARRRGEEKYEPQRRIDASATSRRVEREGKKEKKGNLQVIYGSGQEKSLKAAEQLEINYSIQNPKSKIQNSEDVTNGVTKSSPKRRRNHSEKAED, from the coding sequence ATGGCTCGCATCTCCAAATTAACCTTCGATCGCGGTACATTAATTCTGCACCCACCACCACGCGGTAAAGCTTGGATGGATTATGCTACATGGGATGACCGTGTGGAAAAATTTCGCATTCCGGCGATGCGTTACCGGGCTGTGGTGGAAGCACTACAAGGGGAAGAAGTAGAGTTTATTGATGAGGCGAAGGAATTTTACCCGATAGAATTGGTTCCGAGTTTGGAAATGGAACCTTACCCCCACCAAAGTGAAGCTTTAGCGGCTTGGAAGTTGGCGGGAAGACAAGGTGTAGTAGTGCTACCAACGGCGGCGGGTAAAACTTATCTGGCGCAGATGGCGATGCAAGCAACACCGCGTACTACGTTAATTGTTGTCCCGACTTTGGATTTGATGCACCAGTGGTATGCACATTTAGTTGCGGCATTTCCCGATGCGGAGGTGGGGTTACTAGGCGGCGGTTCGCGGGATAAGACAGCGATATTAGTAGCAACTTACGATAGTGCGGCGATTCATGCTGAATCTTTGGGAAATAAATATGCTTTGATTATTTTTGATGAGTGCCATCATCTCCCGACAGATTTTAGCAAGGTAATTGCCGAATATGCGATCGCACCTTATCGGTTAGGATTATCAGCCACACCAGAACGCACCGATGGGAAACACGCTGATTTAAATATTTTGATCGGTCGAGAGGTATATCGCAAACGCGCCGAAGATTTGGCGGGGAAAGCCTTAGCCGAACATGAAATTGTCCAAATTAAGGTGAAATTATCCCAAATTGAGCGGGAAAGATACAATCAATTAATTCAAACCCGTAATGATTTTTTGCGTCAATCTAAAATTTCTTTGGGGAGTATTCAAGGTTGGCAAATGTTTGTGCAGATGAGTGCGCGATCGCAAGTTGGTCGTAGAGCCATGTTAGCACATCGTGAAGCCAAAGAAATTGCTTTAGGAACTGATGGCAAGTTGCGAATTTTAGCTGATTTATTAGCCACTCATTTTCCTGAACGAGTGTTAATTTTCACGGCTGATAATGCGACAGTTTATAAAATTTCCCAAGACTTATTAATTCCAGCAATTACTCATCAAACCCCAGTCAAAGAACGCCATGAAATCTTAACTAAATTCCGCGAAGGTGAATATAATACTTTGGTGGCTTCTCATGTGTTGAATGAAGGTGTTGATGTCCCGGCTGCTTCAGTGGCAATTATTCTGTCGGGAACAGGTTCAACGCGAGAATATATTCAACGGTTGGGGAGGATTTTACGCAAGGGAAATGTGGAGAATAAACAGGCGATTTTGTATGAGGTAATCGCGGAAGATACGAGTGAGGAAGGGACTTCGGCGCGGCGGCGGGGTGAGGAGAAATACGAACCGCAAAGACGCATAGACGCGTCAGCGACTTCCCGAAGGGTAGAGCGCGAAGGGAAGAAAGAAAAGAAAGGGAATTTACAGGTTATCTATGGAAGTGGTCAGGAAAAAAGTTTAAAGGCGGCGGAACAATTAGAAATTAATTATTCAATCCAAAATCCAAAATCTAAAATCCAAAATTCAGAAGATGTTACCAACGGAGTTACTAAGTCATCGCCTAAACGGAGAAGAAATCATTCCGAAAAGGCTGAAGATTGA
- a CDS encoding DUF790 family protein, with product MLPTELLSHRLNGEEIIPKRLKIDDKHLALTNELIACFQAAQGKTQGELEKQLLDLEGDATDYRVKRGLAYIIKSNFCTFEVVSPLEPPMLRERVFALAAKSVASRESTQATLSKIADELSQELEREVLLEQVRTGLYADLSENKILTQFDTPSPVDILNRYNLSQVQGIFYKASQLVLNAHRNVPGEYKLLFRYLKLFQLMAYIEGDADHGFTITVDGPTSLFNPSTRYGLAIAKLIPALLHVTKWSLSATLQTRDVYTDTWKTGRFTLNSECGLVSHYSKGKPYDSMLEASFADKWDALKTDWVLEREVDLIPIPGSVMIPDFRLVHPDGREFLLEIVGYWRPEYLQKKFSQVRRAGCDNLILAISERLNLEKAGVKLNDVPARIVWFKDKLLPKAVLAVMD from the coding sequence ATGTTACCAACGGAGTTACTAAGTCATCGCCTAAACGGAGAAGAAATCATTCCGAAAAGGCTGAAGATTGATGATAAACATTTGGCGTTGACTAATGAATTAATTGCTTGTTTTCAAGCAGCACAGGGAAAAACTCAAGGGGAGTTAGAAAAGCAGCTTTTAGATTTAGAAGGTGATGCGACAGATTATCGTGTCAAGCGGGGATTAGCTTATATTATCAAAAGCAATTTTTGTACTTTTGAAGTGGTTAGTCCTTTAGAACCGCCAATGTTAAGAGAAAGAGTGTTTGCTTTGGCGGCAAAATCTGTAGCCAGCCGAGAATCAACCCAAGCAACTTTAAGCAAAATTGCTGATGAATTAAGTCAGGAATTAGAGCGAGAAGTTTTGTTAGAACAGGTGCGGACTGGTTTGTATGCTGACTTATCAGAAAATAAAATTTTGACCCAATTTGATACACCTTCGCCTGTAGATATTTTAAATAGATATAACTTGTCCCAGGTGCAGGGAATTTTTTATAAAGCGAGTCAATTAGTGTTAAATGCTCATCGCAATGTACCGGGAGAATATAAGCTATTATTTCGCTATTTAAAATTATTTCAACTCATGGCTTATATAGAAGGTGATGCTGACCACGGCTTTACAATTACAGTGGATGGGCCGACGAGTTTATTTAATCCTAGTACACGATATGGGCTGGCGATCGCTAAATTAATTCCGGCTTTACTGCATGTCACCAAATGGAGTCTGTCAGCAACATTACAAACCCGTGATGTTTACACAGATACTTGGAAAACTGGCAGATTTACCCTCAATTCTGAATGTGGTTTAGTATCGCATTATTCTAAAGGTAAGCCTTACGATAGTATGCTAGAAGCCTCCTTTGCTGATAAATGGGATGCTTTAAAAACTGACTGGGTATTAGAGCGAGAAGTTGATTTAATTCCCATTCCTGGTAGCGTGATGATTCCCGATTTTCGCCTAGTGCATCCTGATGGCAGAGAATTTCTATTAGAAATTGTCGGTTATTGGCGACCAGAATATTTACAAAAGAAATTTTCTCAGGTGCGGCGTGCAGGTTGTGATAATTTGATTTTGGCAATTTCCGAACGGCTGAATTTAGAAAAAGCTGGGGTGAAATTAAATGATGTCCCTGCGAGAATTGTGTGGTTTAAAGATAAGTTATTACCCAAAGCTGTGTTAGCTGTAATGGATTAA
- a CDS encoding type II toxin-antitoxin system VapC family toxin has product MVTGDANSVFLDTNILVYANVAESPFHQAAIQKIQNFYDTGIELWISRQVLREFLMVLTRPQAFVNPRPVAIVIERVRFFQTQFRVVEDTPEVTEQLLSLMTEIAIGGRQVYDANIVATMLVYGIPQLLTHNTNDFARFSELITVLPLQD; this is encoded by the coding sequence ATGGTGACTGGGGACGCTAACTCTGTTTTTTTAGACACAAATATCTTAGTTTATGCGAATGTTGCCGAGTCTCCCTTTCACCAAGCAGCAATACAGAAAATTCAAAATTTCTATGATACAGGAATTGAGTTATGGATTAGTCGCCAAGTTTTGCGAGAATTTTTGATGGTTCTGACTCGTCCACAAGCATTCGTAAATCCTCGACCTGTTGCCATAGTAATTGAGCGTGTTAGATTTTTTCAAACTCAATTTCGCGTAGTTGAGGATACACCTGAAGTTACAGAACAGCTTTTATCTTTGATGACTGAAATTGCTATTGGTGGCAGACAAGTTTATGATGCCAACATTGTCGCCACGATGTTAGTTTACGGCATTCCTCAGTTACTTACCCACAACACAAATGATTTTGCGCGATTTTCTGAATTAATTACTGTGTTGCCATTACAAGATTAG